CCCGGCTCGCGGGCGGTTCCGGCGTTGCCCGGAGCGACAATGACTTCGCTGACCTTCTCCGATTGCGCCAGCTTCCAGGCCAGCGCATGCTCACGACCACCGCCGCCGACGACGAGGAGTTTCATGGGGTGCTATCCGGATTCTGAGTACCGGCTCATTGTAGCCCGGCTTCGGTCCATTTTCGGGGTGGTAAGGGTTCACGCCAAGGCGCGAAGGCGCCAAGTTCGCCGAGGGTACTTATGATTTTTGATTCCGCGCCGGGTGTGCAGCCGAGCATGCGTCGGCTGCCGCCAAAGACTTTGGTGAATTCAATCGCTTTTTTCTTGGCGCCCTTAGCGCCTTTGTGCCTTGGCGTGAGGCCACCGTGCACCAGAGCCAATTAAAGCCCTAGTGCCGGAAGTGCCTCCGCCCGGTCAGCACCATCGCAATGCCGTGCTTGTCGCAGGCTTCAATCACTTCACCGTCACGCTTCGACCCACCCGGCTGGATCACTGCGCGGATGCCGTGCTCGGCCGCTGCCTCGATGCTGTCGGCGAAGGGGAAGAAGGCATCGGAGGCCATCACTGCGCCGTCCAGGGATAGCCCGGCGGCCTCGGCCTTGAGTGCGGCAAAGCGGGCCGAGTCGACGCGGCTCATCTGGCCGGCGCCGATGCCAACGGTGGCGCGGTCTTTCGCGTAGACGATGGCGTTGGAGCGCACCATGCGAACGGCTGCCCAGGCAAAGCGCAGGTCGTCGAGCTCGGCCTCGGTGGGTGGCCGTTCGGTGACGACTTCCAGATCGGGCAAGCTATGCCAGTCATCGGCCTGCTGCACCAGCCAGCCGCCGTCGATGGCGCGAAGCTCGAGCGGCTGCGGTGCGGCGCTGCCGGGCGTGAGGACGCGCACATTGGGTTTTCTGGCCAGACGCTTGCTGGCCTCTTGGCTGACTGCCGGCGCGATCAACACTTCCATGAACTGCTGCGTCAGGCGCTCGGCGAGTTCTTCGTCGACTTCGCGATTGACCGCGATGATGCCGCCGAAGGCCGAGGTCGGATCGCAGGCCAGGGCCTTGTCGTAGGCCTCGGCCACGGAGCTGCCCTGGGCCGCGCCGCAGGGATTGGTGTGTTTGACGATGACGCAGGCCGGTGTATCACCCAGGCTGCTCACACCCGACCAGGCGGCATCGGCGTCGAGCAGATTGTTATAGCTCAACGGCTTGCCCTGCAGCGGTCGGCAGTTGGCCAGCCCCGTCGGGTTCGCGCCGCGGACACGATACACACCGGCGGCCTGGTGTGGATTTTCGCCATAGCGCAGCGGCTGGACGGCGTCGAGGGCGAGGTTGAGCCTGGGCGGCAGATCGCTTTCGGCATCTTGCGCCGACAGCCACTGGCTGATCTGACCGTCATAGGCGCAGGTGTGGGCAAAAGCCTGCGAGGCCAGTTCGCGGCGCTGGCGCTCGTCGGGCAGTGCGGGCAGGGATTCGATCAGCGCTGGATAGTCATCCGGGTTGCAGAGCACGCACACGTCGCGATGATTCTTGGCCGCGGCGCGCAGCATGGCCGGCCCGCCGATGTCGATGTTCTCGATCGCCTCGTCGAATGTGCAGTCGGGACGTGCCACCGTCTCGGCAAAGGGATAGAGATTGACCACGACCACATCGATGCGCTCGATGCCGTGTTCATCCATGGTCTCGGTATCGGACTCGCGCCGTCCGAGAATGCCGCCGTGGATCCTGGGATGCAGGGTCTTGACCCGCCCGCCCATGATCTCCGGAAAGCCGGTCAGGGTCGACACCGCGGTGACGGCCAGTCCTGCGTCCTCGAGCGCGCGCGCCGTGCCGCCGGTCGAGAGCAGGCCGAAGCCGGCTTGTGCCAGGGCTTGGCCAAGGGGCACCAGGCCGGATTTATCGGACACGCTCAACAGCGCCCAGCGGTGGCTCGCTTGACTCATGGTCGCCTTACTCCAGGCCGTAGCGCCGGATGCGGTTGCGCAGGGTGGTGCGGGTGATGCCGAGCATGTCGGCCGCGCGCGACTGGTTGCCGCCGGTGTGCTTGAGTACGGTTTCGATCAGGGGGCGTTCGGCCTCGGCCATGATCAGCTCGTGCAGGTTGTCCGGCGGAGTCTCGCCCATGTCCGCCAGGTACTTGCGAACAACGCAGCAGACAAATTCGTACAGGCGCAGGTTCTCGTCTGCGGGCTTGTCGGACAACTTATGAGTTCCTCAATACTGCTTGGATGCCGGCTTCGCGCCGAGCAAACAAAGATAACACACTCTTAACTAATGAAAGCGCATCTGAAAGCCCGCCGGATCGCTGGTGCCGATCACGAATTCCAGCACCAGCGGCATGATCCGGCCGGCGGCGAGGCCGCGCTCGAGCGCTTCGCGGTCCTGGATGTACTCCTCGGGCGTCACTCGCCGTACCCCCAGCACCTGCTGGCTGGCGTCGTAGAAGCGAAACTCGATTACCGGGAAGGGAATGGCGGTTTCGGCCTGGTTGCGCAGACTGGTGCTGACGATCACCGCGTCGTCCAGGCTGGGGTGGGGATGCATGTCGCGCGAGACGATCTGGACGGTCTGGTTGGGATCGAGTGCGGCATCGGGCTGGACCGAGGAGCCAAGCCAGCGGGCAATCGGCGAGCCGGGAGTCTGCCACAGCGCCCAGAGCTGGATCAGCAGCAAAACCAGCAGGACCGCACTGAGCGCCGGCCAGAAATGGCGCCGCACGATCGAGTCCCCGCCCGGCGGCGTCGGCTCGGTGAACAGATCGTCGGTCTCGATTTCGTCCGGCACCGGTTCGAACGCCACCGGCAGTTCGGCCTGCCTCAGTTCCACATGCTCGAGCAGCGGCGGCATGCCTTCGCCGCGCAAGGCTTCATCGGATTGATCGGGGCGGTGTTCGAACAACTCCGACAGGCTGTTGAAGGTCTTGCCGCAGCTGCCACAACGCACGACACCGGCCGCTTCGGCCAGCAGCCGGGCCCGCAGTTCGTAGACGGCCTGGCATCCGGGGCAGCGAGTGAACATGCCGGCTTGCTCAGCCGTCATTTTCGGAGCCGGTCAGCTCCCGGTAGCGTTCGAGGTCGGCCATGAATTGCTCCCGGGTTTCGGCCTCGCGCTGCTTGAGCCGCTCCAGTTCACCGCGTAGCCGACGCAGTTCCGCGCGGGTCTCGTCGACGGCC
This portion of the Wenzhouxiangella sp. XN201 genome encodes:
- the purH gene encoding bifunctional phosphoribosylaminoimidazolecarboxamide formyltransferase/IMP cyclohydrolase; translated protein: MSQASHRWALLSVSDKSGLVPLGQALAQAGFGLLSTGGTARALEDAGLAVTAVSTLTGFPEIMGGRVKTLHPRIHGGILGRRESDTETMDEHGIERIDVVVVNLYPFAETVARPDCTFDEAIENIDIGGPAMLRAAAKNHRDVCVLCNPDDYPALIESLPALPDERQRRELASQAFAHTCAYDGQISQWLSAQDAESDLPPRLNLALDAVQPLRYGENPHQAAGVYRVRGANPTGLANCRPLQGKPLSYNNLLDADAAWSGVSSLGDTPACVIVKHTNPCGAAQGSSVAEAYDKALACDPTSAFGGIIAVNREVDEELAERLTQQFMEVLIAPAVSQEASKRLARKPNVRVLTPGSAAPQPLELRAIDGGWLVQQADDWHSLPDLEVVTERPPTEAELDDLRFAWAAVRMVRSNAIVYAKDRATVGIGAGQMSRVDSARFAALKAEAAGLSLDGAVMASDAFFPFADSIEAAAEHGIRAVIQPGGSKRDGEVIEACDKHGIAMVLTGRRHFRH
- a CDS encoding DUF3426 domain-containing protein codes for the protein MTAEQAGMFTRCPGCQAVYELRARLLAEAAGVVRCGSCGKTFNSLSELFEHRPDQSDEALRGEGMPPLLEHVELRQAELPVAFEPVPDEIETDDLFTEPTPPGGDSIVRRHFWPALSAVLLVLLLIQLWALWQTPGSPIARWLGSSVQPDAALDPNQTVQIVSRDMHPHPSLDDAVIVSTSLRNQAETAIPFPVIEFRFYDASQQVLGVRRVTPEEYIQDREALERGLAAGRIMPLVLEFVIGTSDPAGFQMRFH
- a CDS encoding helix-turn-helix domain-containing protein; translation: MSDKPADENLRLYEFVCCVVRKYLADMGETPPDNLHELIMAEAERPLIETVLKHTGGNQSRAADMLGITRTTLRNRIRRYGLE